A genomic stretch from Helianthus annuus cultivar XRQ/B chromosome 1, HanXRQr2.0-SUNRISE, whole genome shotgun sequence includes:
- the LOC110873288 gene encoding uncharacterized protein LOC110873288, protein MGSRANGGATTTGNGSATMDKGAFLYHQKEMLSDRVRIDAYYNSVFNNKHHFIGKSMASAADGGGAGDGGDGTVNIIPLLRTLAKGAAVTLGGVLSITVISSTTVALFTLHKKDQIVSPPPSSLLSSSSSSMNKKNTRSCDVCKAKGFYMCKLCKGNATIEWSPLYDPVFINPCLCPTCDGHRIQRCLNCLGSGFIQ, encoded by the exons ATGGGCAGCAGAGCTAACGGCGGCGCCACCACCACCGGCAATGGCAGCGCCACCATGGACAAAGGCGCCTTTCTCTACCACCAGAAAGAAATGCTCTCTGACCGTGTTCGTATAGACGCTTATTACAACTCTGTTTTCAACAACAAGCACCACTTCATCGGAAAA AGCATGGCTTCAGCTGCCGATGGTGGCGGTGCCGGAGACGGTGGCGATGGTACTGTGAATATTATTCCTCTGCTGCGTACGTTAGCCAAAGGGGCAGCTGTAACCCTAGGTGGGGTTCTATCCATCACAGTTATTTCCTCAACTACAGTTGCATTGTTCACACTGCACAAAAAG GATCAAAttgtgtcaccaccaccatcatcattattatcatcatcttcatcgtctaTGAATAAAAAGAATACAAGATCATGTGATGTATGCAAAGCAAAAGGGTTTTACATGTGCAAATTATGCAAAGGGAATGCTACAATAGAGTGGTCTCCATTGTATGATCCTGTGTTCATTAATCCATGCCTTTGCCCTACTTGTGATGGACATAG GATTCAACGATGTCTTAACTGTTTGGGAAGTGGATTCATTCAATAA
- the LOC110873303 gene encoding probable glucan endo-1,3-beta-glucosidase A6, protein MKQQQQQTHNKMGLILLIPLFYLLFSLSSAEIAPKPGVCYGQLGNNLPQPSTSIKLIKSLKAGRVKIYDTNPKILKQLKNTNIQVSVMVPNELITFIANNQTLSNNWVRSNILRFYPKTKIRYVLVGNEILSLPDNVTWTNLVPAMRRIRRSLTFFKLKKVKVGTPLAMDCLEVSFPPSSGKFRLSVTDSVIKPLLQFVNRTKSFFFIDVYPYFAWASDPVNIKLGYALLEPNVSGYTDPVTGLMYTNLLEQMLDAVYFAMKRAGYPDIRLFIAETGWPNGGDIDQIGASIYNAAVYNRNVIKFLTQKPLRGTPHKPFVALPSFVFSLYNENEKPGLGTERHFGLFYPNGSGIYPIDLSGKTLEYPKGLPVPTNNEPYKGKIWCVAVRGANTTALGGALSYACGQGNGTCGPIKQGGKCFKPDSLWWHASYAFSSYWAQLRESGATCYFDGLAVQTTKNPSFGSCKFPSVTL, encoded by the exons GTGCGGAAATTGCTCCAAAACCAGGAGTCTGCTACGGTCAACTCGGCAACAACCTCCCACAACCCTCAACATCCATCAAACTAATCAAATCCTTAAAAGCGGGTCGGGTCAAAATCTACGACACAAACCCGAAAATCCTCAAACAACTCAAAAACACCAACATTCAAGTCTCAGTTATGGTCCCCAATGAGCTAATCACCTTTATCGCCAATAATCAAACCCTATCCAACAACTGGGTCCGGTCCAACATCCTCCGGTTTTACCCGAAAACCAAGATCCGTTACGTTCTCGTTGGCAACGAGATCCTCTCGTTGCCTGATAACGTAACTTGGACCAATCTCGTACCGGCAATGCGCCGGATACGGAGATCTTTgactttttttaaattaaaaaaagtcAAAGTCGGAACACCGTTAGCAATGGATTGTTTAGAAGTTTCGTTCCCGCCGTCGAGTGGGAAGTTTCGGTTAAGTGTAACGGATTCCGTTATTAAACCGTTGTTGCAGTTTGTTAATCGGACGAAATCGTTCTTTTTTATTGATGTTTACCCGTATTTCGCTTGGGCGTCCGACCCGGTTAATATTAAGTTGGGTTATGCTTTGCTTGAACCGAATGTTTCGGGTTATACCGACCCGGTTACCGGGTTAATGTATACTAATCTGTTGGAGCAGATGCTTGATGCAGTTTATTTTGCCATGAAACGGGCTGGGTACCCGGATATCCGTTTGTTTATCGCGGAAACGGGTTGGCCCAATGGTGGGGATATCGATCAAATCGGAGCGAGTATTTACAATGCCGCGGTTTACAACCGGAATGTTATCAAGTTTTTAACCCAAAAACCGTTGAGGGGTACGCCGCATAAGCCGTTTGTCGCGTTGCCGTCGTTTGTTTTCTCTTTGTATAACGAGAATGAGAAACCGGGTTTGGGTACGGAGCGGCATTTCGGGTTGTTTTATCCGAACGGGTCGGGTATTTACCCAATTGATTTATCGGGTAAGACATTGGAGTATCCAAAGGGGTTGCCCGTGCCTACTAATAATGAGCCGTATAAGGGGAAGATTTGGTGTGTGGCCGTGCGTGGAGCTAACACGACTGCGCTTGGTGGTGCGCTGTCGTATGCGTGTGGACAGGGGAATGGTACTTGTGGCCCGATTAAACAGGGTGGGAAGTGCTTTAAACCGGATTCGTTGTGGTGGCATGCGAGTTATGCGTTTAGTTCGTATTGGGCCCAGTTGCGGGAATCAGGCGCTACTTGTTACTTTGATGGGCTTGCAGTCCAGACAACCAAAAATCCAA GTTTTGGGTCATGCAAATTCCCAAGTGTGACATTGTGA